The following proteins are co-located in the Labrys monachus genome:
- a CDS encoding MetQ/NlpA family ABC transporter substrate-binding protein yields the protein MTLLSPTRRRFAGTALALVFALGAAGSALAADTVKLGVIGGDEERIWEVARKVAARDGLDIELITFSDYAIPNEALAKGDLDANAFQHKPYLDSQIAARGYKIVPVGYTLVEPIGFYSKKIKAFADLPDGASVGIPNDPSNGGRALNLLAAHGLIKLKPGTGLLPTVLDVTDNPKHVVFKELDAAQIPNLLPDLDGAVINTNYALGAGFSPQTDALVQESRTDNPYGNFIAVRAEDKDKPVFRKLVASYQNKEVADFIQAQFRGAIQPAW from the coding sequence ATGACCCTCCTCTCTCCGACCCGCCGGCGCTTCGCCGGCACGGCTCTCGCCCTCGTCTTTGCTCTTGGGGCTGCCGGCTCCGCTCTCGCCGCCGATACCGTCAAGCTGGGCGTGATCGGCGGCGACGAGGAACGCATCTGGGAAGTGGCCAGGAAGGTGGCCGCCCGCGACGGCCTCGACATCGAGCTGATCACCTTCTCGGACTACGCCATTCCCAACGAGGCGCTGGCCAAGGGCGACCTCGATGCCAATGCCTTCCAGCACAAGCCCTATCTCGACAGCCAGATCGCGGCGCGCGGCTACAAGATCGTGCCGGTCGGCTACACCCTTGTCGAGCCGATCGGCTTCTACTCGAAGAAGATCAAGGCCTTCGCCGACCTGCCGGACGGCGCCTCCGTCGGCATTCCCAACGATCCCTCGAACGGCGGGCGGGCGCTCAACCTCCTCGCCGCCCACGGCCTGATCAAGCTCAAGCCGGGCACCGGCCTGCTGCCGACGGTGCTCGATGTCACCGACAATCCCAAGCATGTGGTGTTCAAGGAACTCGACGCCGCGCAGATCCCCAATCTCCTGCCGGACCTCGACGGCGCCGTCATCAACACCAATTACGCTCTCGGCGCCGGCTTCTCGCCTCAGACCGACGCGCTCGTCCAGGAAAGCCGTACCGACAACCCCTACGGCAATTTCATCGCCGTGCGCGCGGAGGACAAGGACAAGCCGGTGTTCAGGAAGCTCGTCGCCTCCTACCAGAACAAGGAAGTCGCGGACTTCATCCAGGCCCAATTCAGGGGTGCGATCCAACCCGCCTGGTGA
- a CDS encoding SfnB family sulfur acquisition oxidoreductase: MSIAVAALPLDAAPERILAFRAPPPRAGRAHVIKDDAEAIAVARDLAARIAETAIERDRERRLPYEELDWLSDAGLFAITVPKAYGGADVSSGTLAEVIAILSAADGSIGQIPQNHFFILHALGLEGSEEQKRFFYGRILSGERVGNALSELGTKTAQDHNTRLSRDGAGLRLDGRKFYCTGALFAHWVAVVANDDEGRSTISFVPRETPGLTVVDDWSGFGQRVTGSGTTVIENVEVHPFSVISLRAVFDRPTSMGPVAQIMHAAVEAGIARAALAETIRYVKAHARPWKDSGLEHGYEDPYTIAQIGEVKIRVAASDALLARAGRYADIAVADPTVETVAAASVAVAEAKVASTEASLLAASKLIELAGSRATQQQFGLDRFWRNARTHSVHDPVRWKYRAIGDYWLNGINPPRHGAI, encoded by the coding sequence ATGTCCATCGCCGTTGCCGCCCTTCCTCTCGACGCCGCGCCCGAGCGCATCCTCGCCTTCCGGGCGCCGCCGCCGAGGGCCGGCCGGGCCCATGTCATCAAGGACGACGCCGAAGCGATCGCGGTCGCCCGCGACCTCGCGGCGCGGATCGCCGAGACGGCGATCGAGCGCGATCGCGAACGGCGCCTTCCCTATGAGGAGCTCGACTGGCTCTCGGATGCCGGACTCTTCGCCATCACCGTGCCGAAGGCCTATGGCGGCGCCGACGTCTCCTCGGGCACGCTGGCGGAAGTGATCGCCATCCTGTCCGCGGCGGACGGGTCGATCGGCCAGATCCCGCAGAACCATTTCTTCATCCTGCATGCGCTGGGGCTGGAAGGTAGCGAGGAGCAGAAGCGCTTCTTCTATGGCCGCATCCTCTCGGGCGAGCGCGTCGGCAATGCCCTGTCCGAGCTCGGGACCAAGACGGCGCAGGATCACAATACCAGGCTGAGCCGCGACGGGGCGGGACTGCGCCTCGACGGCAGGAAGTTCTATTGCACCGGCGCGCTCTTCGCCCATTGGGTGGCGGTGGTCGCCAATGACGACGAGGGGCGTTCGACCATCTCCTTCGTGCCGCGCGAGACGCCGGGCCTCACCGTCGTCGACGACTGGTCCGGCTTCGGCCAGCGTGTCACCGGCTCCGGCACGACCGTGATCGAGAATGTCGAGGTCCATCCCTTCTCGGTGATTTCCCTGCGCGCCGTCTTCGACCGGCCGACATCGATGGGCCCGGTCGCGCAGATCATGCATGCGGCGGTCGAGGCGGGCATCGCCCGCGCGGCGCTCGCCGAGACGATACGCTACGTCAAGGCCCATGCCCGGCCGTGGAAGGACAGCGGCCTCGAGCACGGCTACGAGGATCCCTACACCATCGCCCAGATCGGCGAGGTGAAGATCCGCGTCGCCGCTTCCGACGCCCTGCTGGCGCGCGCGGGACGCTATGCCGACATCGCGGTGGCCGATCCCACCGTCGAGACGGTGGCGGCCGCCTCCGTGGCGGTGGCCGAAGCCAAGGTCGCCTCGACGGAAGCCTCGCTCCTCGCCGCGAGCAAGCTCATCGAACTCGCCGGTTCCCGGGCGACGCAGCAGCAGTTCGGCCTCGACCGCTTCTGGCGCAACGCACGCACCCACAGCGTCCACGATCCGGTCCGCTGGAAGTACCGCGCCATCGGCGACTACTGGCTCAACGGCATCAACCCGCCGCGCCACGGCGCGATATGA
- a CDS encoding LLM class flavin-dependent oxidoreductase, with the protein MSKPIRFNAFEMNCVAHQSPGLWRHPRDRSRDYKRLDYWIDLSRTLERGLFDGLFLADVLGVYDVFGGGPEAALRHGTQIPVNDPLLLVPAMAAATRHLGFGVTVNLSFEPPYGFARRMSTLDHLTEGRIGWNIVTGYLDSAAKAAGRARQTAHDDRYAVAEDYMAAVYKLWEGSWADDAVLADAAAGVFADPAGVRRIEHRGPHFQIDALHLSEPSPQRTPVLYQAGTSPAGRDFAARHAECIFMSGPSRKVIAPRVAAIRAAAARLGRPPDAILMFSLLTVIVAATDEEAQARHDEYRAYADHEGALTLMSGWTGIDFSKLDPDAVVQHVENDAGRSALENITRADPDRVWTVRQVAEHVSIGGIGPVVVGSPGTVADELERWVDETGIDGFNLAFAVRPETFRDVADHLVPELQRRGRYRTSYAEGTLREKLFGRSARLPGEHAGAAYRWARPAL; encoded by the coding sequence ATGTCCAAGCCCATCCGTTTCAACGCCTTCGAGATGAACTGCGTGGCGCACCAGTCTCCCGGGCTGTGGCGACATCCGCGCGACCGCTCCAGGGACTACAAGCGGCTCGATTACTGGATCGATCTATCCAGAACTCTCGAGCGCGGCCTGTTCGACGGCCTGTTCCTCGCCGACGTGCTGGGCGTCTACGACGTTTTCGGCGGGGGGCCGGAGGCGGCGCTGCGCCACGGCACGCAGATCCCCGTCAACGATCCGCTGCTGCTGGTGCCGGCCATGGCGGCCGCGACGCGTCATCTCGGCTTCGGCGTCACCGTCAACCTCTCCTTCGAGCCGCCCTATGGCTTTGCCCGGCGCATGTCGACGCTTGATCACCTGACCGAAGGCCGCATCGGCTGGAACATCGTCACCGGCTATCTCGACAGCGCGGCCAAGGCGGCGGGACGGGCGCGGCAGACGGCCCATGACGACCGCTACGCCGTCGCCGAGGACTATATGGCGGCCGTCTACAAATTATGGGAAGGCAGCTGGGCGGACGACGCCGTCCTTGCCGATGCCGCGGCGGGCGTGTTCGCCGATCCCGCCGGGGTACGCAGGATCGAGCATCGCGGCCCGCATTTCCAGATCGATGCCCTCCATCTTTCGGAGCCCTCGCCCCAGCGCACGCCCGTCCTCTACCAGGCCGGCACCTCGCCGGCCGGGCGCGACTTCGCGGCGCGGCACGCCGAATGCATCTTCATGTCCGGACCGAGCCGCAAGGTGATCGCGCCGCGCGTAGCGGCCATCCGCGCGGCGGCAGCCCGGCTGGGACGCCCGCCGGACGCCATCTTGATGTTCTCCCTGCTCACCGTCATCGTCGCCGCGACCGACGAGGAAGCGCAGGCGCGGCACGACGAATACCGGGCCTATGCCGACCATGAGGGTGCGCTGACGCTGATGTCCGGCTGGACCGGCATCGACTTTTCGAAGCTCGATCCGGACGCCGTCGTCCAGCATGTCGAGAACGACGCCGGGCGCAGCGCCCTGGAGAACATCACCCGCGCCGATCCCGACCGCGTCTGGACCGTGCGGCAGGTGGCCGAACACGTCTCGATCGGCGGCATCGGCCCGGTGGTCGTCGGCTCGCCCGGGACCGTCGCCGATGAACTGGAGCGCTGGGTGGACGAGACGGGCATCGACGGGTTCAATCTCGCCTTCGCCGTTCGTCCCGAGACGTTCCGCGATGTGGCCGACCACCTCGTGCCGGAGCTGCAGCGGCGCGGCCGCTACCGGACGTCCTACGCCGAGGGGACATTGCGCGAGAAGCTCTTCGGGCGTTCGGCCCGGTTGCCCGGGGAGCATGCCGGCGCCGCCTATCGCTGGGCGCGCCCGGCCCTATAG
- a CDS encoding sugar ABC transporter substrate-binding protein, with translation MFGRRHIIACAAAAALLAGALPALAANDSKIALVPGGPHPYFAAWEQAGKDAAKDFGLGAADYKVPQKWELSTQNDLLESLVTQGYNAFLIFPGDPVGSVSTANELADTGAPVIALAGCLKDPSKAAFCLGTDTGNSAYLGAKQLFKALGGKKRIAHFTGFLVDPNTQLRIDAVERAAKEEGGQVVQVIADIDAPEPAEEKINAYLAAHAGEVDGIISTAWVPSVVAANALRKIGDKRIKMVAIDHDQVVLQAIKDGFVTGTMLQNPYGQGYIGSFAADKLRNGCTVKADAPFKTNALTNKFIDSGTVFVDASGVDNYISYMQGITKTLLADFQKTYLVCK, from the coding sequence ATGTTCGGTCGACGTCACATCATCGCCTGCGCCGCGGCAGCTGCGCTTCTCGCCGGCGCCCTTCCGGCGCTCGCCGCGAACGATTCCAAGATCGCCCTCGTCCCGGGAGGCCCGCATCCCTACTTCGCCGCCTGGGAGCAGGCCGGCAAGGACGCCGCCAAGGATTTCGGCCTCGGCGCTGCGGACTACAAGGTCCCGCAGAAATGGGAACTGAGCACGCAGAACGATCTGCTCGAAAGCCTGGTGACCCAGGGCTACAACGCCTTTCTGATCTTCCCGGGCGACCCGGTCGGCTCGGTGTCGACGGCCAATGAGCTCGCCGACACCGGCGCGCCGGTCATCGCGCTCGCCGGCTGCCTCAAGGATCCGTCCAAGGCCGCCTTCTGCCTCGGCACCGATACCGGCAACTCGGCCTATCTCGGCGCCAAGCAGCTGTTCAAGGCTTTGGGCGGCAAGAAGCGCATCGCGCATTTCACCGGCTTCCTCGTCGATCCCAACACGCAGCTGCGCATCGACGCCGTCGAGCGCGCCGCGAAGGAAGAGGGCGGCCAGGTCGTGCAGGTGATCGCCGACATCGATGCCCCCGAACCGGCGGAAGAGAAGATCAACGCCTATCTCGCGGCCCATGCCGGCGAGGTCGACGGCATCATCTCCACCGCCTGGGTGCCGTCGGTGGTGGCCGCCAACGCCCTGCGCAAGATCGGCGACAAGCGCATCAAGATGGTCGCCATCGACCACGACCAGGTCGTGCTGCAGGCGATCAAGGACGGCTTCGTCACCGGCACCATGCTGCAGAATCCCTACGGCCAGGGCTATATCGGCTCCTTCGCCGCCGACAAGCTGCGCAATGGCTGCACCGTGAAGGCGGATGCGCCCTTCAAGACCAACGCCCTGACCAACAAGTTCATCGATTCCGGCACCGTCTTCGTCGACGCGTCCGGCGTGGACAACTACATCTCCTACATGCAGGGCATCACCAAGACGCTGCTGGCCGATTTCCAGAAGACCTATCTGGTCTGCAAGTGA
- a CDS encoding SfnB family sulfur acquisition oxidoreductase codes for MTLSIVPPPVSPAPAFDLDPQAHVIGSDEEAIEVARALAAEFAVEAAARDRDRRLPAPELDRFSKSGLWGITIPRQYGGAGVSFVTLAEVIELISAADPSIGQIPQNHLAALDAIRVTASEEQKRLWFGRVLRGYRLGNAFSEARSKHVGAFETTLAPDGEGFRVNGEKFYATGALFAHFIHIGAVDGEGRVHLAIVPRDAEGLTIIDNWSGFGQRTTASGNVRIDNVFVGPEGVIPAYRGGEIPSSNGAVSQIIQAAVDAGIARGAIEETISFVRSHVRPWIDSGQEHGYEDVFTIAQVGDLKVKLHAAEALLEQAGRAIDALVADPTEEGTTAAAIAVAQAKVLTTEIAILATNRLHELGGTRSTLGQYNLDRHWRNARTHTLHDPVRWKYFHVGNHALNGVDPPRHAWS; via the coding sequence ATGACCCTCTCCATCGTCCCGCCCCCTGTCTCCCCGGCGCCGGCTTTCGATCTCGATCCGCAGGCCCATGTCATCGGCTCCGACGAAGAGGCGATCGAGGTCGCCCGGGCCCTGGCGGCGGAGTTCGCCGTCGAGGCCGCGGCGCGCGATCGCGACCGCCGCCTGCCGGCCCCCGAGCTCGACCGATTCTCGAAGAGCGGCCTGTGGGGCATCACTATTCCCCGGCAATATGGTGGCGCCGGCGTCTCCTTCGTCACGCTGGCCGAGGTGATCGAGCTGATCTCGGCCGCGGACCCCTCGATCGGACAGATCCCGCAGAATCACCTGGCGGCGCTCGACGCCATCCGCGTCACCGCATCGGAAGAGCAAAAGCGCCTGTGGTTCGGCCGCGTGCTGCGCGGCTACCGGCTCGGCAACGCCTTTTCGGAGGCGAGGTCGAAGCATGTCGGCGCCTTCGAGACGACGCTGGCGCCCGACGGGGAAGGCTTCCGCGTCAACGGCGAGAAATTCTACGCCACGGGCGCGCTCTTCGCCCATTTCATCCATATCGGCGCCGTCGACGGCGAGGGGCGGGTGCATCTGGCCATCGTTCCGCGCGATGCCGAGGGGCTCACCATCATCGACAATTGGTCGGGCTTCGGCCAGCGGACCACGGCCAGCGGCAATGTGCGGATCGACAACGTCTTCGTCGGCCCGGAGGGCGTCATCCCCGCCTATCGGGGCGGCGAGATCCCGTCCAGCAACGGCGCGGTGTCGCAGATCATCCAGGCGGCGGTCGACGCCGGCATCGCCCGCGGAGCGATCGAGGAGACCATCAGCTTCGTGCGCAGCCATGTCAGGCCGTGGATCGACAGCGGCCAGGAGCACGGTTACGAGGATGTCTTCACCATCGCGCAGGTCGGCGACCTCAAGGTGAAGCTGCATGCCGCCGAAGCGCTGCTGGAACAAGCCGGACGCGCCATCGACGCCCTCGTCGCCGATCCGACCGAGGAAGGCACCACCGCCGCCGCCATCGCCGTGGCCCAGGCCAAGGTGCTGACGACCGAGATCGCCATCCTCGCCACCAACCGTCTGCATGAACTGGGCGGCACGCGTTCGACGCTCGGCCAGTACAATCTGGACCGGCATTGGCGCAATGCGCGCACGCATACGCTGCACGATCCCGTGCGCTGGAAATATTTCCACGTCGGCAACCACGCGCTGAACGGCGTGGATCCGCCCCGGCACGCCTGGAGCTGA
- a CDS encoding GntR family transcriptional regulator, with product MSAVTLKTPDDDADKTVTAPGSDGLGFAVDINRKHPVADQIYDALKEAIVSVQLLPGTSISENRICRHFGVSRTPVRSAVVRLSEDGLVDVYPQQGSFVSPIRLAEINDSHFVRKNLEIALLREAATKWSPEKSAHARAIIEVQRQAIEAGDGNLFFREDEHFHQAFAGFAEREGVWATVLQAKARLARFVRLFGKPDRLPVVVREHLAILDALDARQIDRAIQQLDYHLDMAFTILKQLPDEYGPYVVE from the coding sequence ATGTCCGCTGTGACACTGAAAACCCCGGATGACGACGCCGACAAGACCGTCACTGCACCGGGCTCGGACGGTCTCGGATTTGCCGTCGACATCAACCGCAAGCATCCCGTGGCCGACCAGATCTACGACGCGCTGAAGGAGGCGATCGTCTCGGTGCAATTGCTGCCCGGCACGTCGATCAGCGAAAACCGCATCTGCCGCCATTTCGGCGTCTCGCGCACGCCCGTGCGCTCGGCCGTGGTCCGCCTCAGCGAGGACGGCCTCGTCGACGTCTATCCCCAGCAGGGCAGCTTCGTCTCCCCGATTCGGCTCGCCGAGATCAACGACAGCCATTTCGTCCGCAAGAATCTGGAGATCGCGCTGCTGCGCGAGGCCGCGACGAAATGGAGCCCGGAGAAAAGCGCTCACGCCCGCGCCATCATCGAGGTGCAGCGCCAGGCGATCGAGGCCGGCGACGGCAATCTCTTCTTCCGCGAGGACGAGCATTTCCACCAGGCCTTCGCCGGCTTCGCCGAACGCGAGGGCGTCTGGGCGACCGTGCTGCAGGCAAAAGCCCGCCTCGCCCGCTTCGTGCGCCTGTTCGGCAAGCCGGACCGCCTGCCCGTGGTGGTGCGGGAGCATCTGGCCATCCTCGATGCCCTCGATGCCCGCCAAATCGACAGGGCGATCCAACAGCTCGACTATCATCTCGACATGGCCTTCACCATCCTCAAGCAATTGCCCGACGAATATGGACCCTATGTCGTGGAATAG
- a CDS encoding RrF2 family transcriptional regulator: MLTKKGKYGLKAMVHLAGAEPGKPILVSDIAEQNDIPKKFLDTILGELKNAGFLHSKKGKGGGYVLGRPASEIRVGHIVRVLDGPLAPIPCASRTAYQRCDDCTNEDQCAVRLMMLEVRQAISTVLDNRSLAEMRALADLDDLTYMYHI; encoded by the coding sequence ATGCTGACCAAGAAGGGCAAATACGGCCTCAAGGCGATGGTGCATCTGGCGGGGGCCGAGCCCGGCAAGCCCATTCTGGTCTCCGACATCGCGGAGCAGAACGATATCCCCAAGAAGTTCCTCGACACCATTCTGGGTGAATTGAAGAATGCGGGTTTCCTGCATTCCAAGAAAGGCAAGGGCGGGGGCTATGTGCTGGGCCGGCCGGCCAGCGAAATCCGCGTCGGCCATATCGTGCGCGTCCTCGACGGACCGCTCGCGCCGATTCCCTGCGCGAGCCGCACCGCCTATCAGCGCTGCGACGACTGTACCAACGAGGACCAATGCGCCGTCCGGCTGATGATGCTGGAAGTGCGCCAGGCGATCTCGACCGTGCTCGACAACCGCAGCCTCGCCGAGATGCGCGCGCTCGCCGACCTCGACGACCTCACCTACATGTATCACATCTGA
- a CDS encoding flavin reductase family protein, producing the protein MKLPSVSSFSLKDAMRQVAGGVSVITAGIGEERTGLTATSAVSLSVEPPTMIICVNRQASAWPVMRRYRHFCVNVLAEHQHAVADRFAGRGGAKGVARYEHAAWQPLATGALSLEGALASIDCEIEEFIDRHSHSIVVGAVRAVRVTPGRPLVYAQGGYGGFAAA; encoded by the coding sequence GTGAAACTGCCATCCGTATCCTCGTTTTCCCTCAAGGATGCCATGCGGCAGGTCGCCGGCGGTGTGAGCGTCATCACCGCCGGCATCGGAGAGGAGAGGACGGGACTGACGGCCACCTCCGCCGTCTCGCTCTCCGTCGAGCCTCCCACCATGATCATCTGCGTCAACCGGCAGGCGTCGGCATGGCCGGTGATGCGCCGGTACCGGCATTTCTGCGTGAACGTGCTCGCCGAACACCAGCATGCCGTTGCCGACCGCTTTGCCGGGCGCGGCGGCGCCAAGGGCGTGGCCCGCTACGAGCATGCCGCCTGGCAGCCGCTCGCCACTGGCGCGCTGTCGCTGGAGGGTGCTCTCGCCTCGATCGACTGCGAGATCGAGGAATTCATCGACCGCCACAGCCATTCGATCGTGGTCGGCGCCGTGCGTGCCGTCCGTGTCACCCCGGGCCGGCCGCTCGTCTACGCCCAGGGCGGCTATGGCGGCTTTGCCGCAGCCTGA
- a CDS encoding mannitol dehydrogenase family protein translates to MRLSNAALAGLPPSVLRPSYDRSAVTAGIVHLGLGAFHRSHQAVYVEDRLAQGETGWGIVGASLRSADTRDALAPQDGLYTLSIRDSDSEQLRVVGSILDILVAPESPARLIERLSDPAIRIVSLTITEKGYAVDLGTGSLKLDHPDIVHDLAHPQMPRSALGLLAEAIDRRRRAGAPPFTVLSCDNLPQNGKTLRRLLTGFAAERSRDLADYIAAEIPCPSSMVDRIVPATTDEDRRAIAAALGREDAWPVLTEPFTQWVVEDRFVAGRPRFEDSGVEFVDDVQPFEHMKLRLLNGTHTCMGAVGRLAGFDTVSRCIADPGVLTLVERHWREVIPTLSIPADRAFAYTRQLLARYGNRSLHHRTAQLASDASQKLTPRIVYPIRECLARGLPCGTLIFAVAAWIRSCGGKDEQGRPLPLNDPTFQAWTGQPDQQQAAPDEVVDAFLGLSFVFGDDLPRNAAFTTALKRAYRAIASQGVLAAARQV, encoded by the coding sequence ATGCGTCTTTCCAACGCCGCCCTTGCCGGGCTTCCGCCTTCCGTCCTCCGCCCTTCCTATGACCGCTCGGCCGTCACGGCCGGCATCGTGCATCTGGGCCTCGGCGCCTTCCACCGCTCCCATCAGGCGGTCTATGTCGAGGATCGCCTGGCACAGGGCGAAACCGGATGGGGCATCGTCGGCGCCTCGCTGCGCAGCGCCGACACGCGCGATGCGCTGGCGCCGCAGGACGGCCTCTACACCCTCTCCATCCGCGACAGCGACAGCGAGCAGTTGCGCGTCGTCGGCTCGATCCTCGATATCCTCGTCGCTCCGGAATCGCCGGCCCGGCTGATCGAGCGCCTGAGCGATCCCGCCATCCGCATCGTCAGCCTCACCATCACCGAGAAGGGCTATGCGGTCGACCTCGGGACCGGCAGCCTCAAGCTGGACCACCCGGACATCGTGCACGACCTCGCTCATCCGCAGATGCCGCGCTCCGCCCTCGGCCTGCTCGCCGAGGCGATCGATCGGCGCCGCCGGGCCGGCGCGCCTCCCTTCACCGTGCTCTCCTGCGACAACCTCCCGCAGAACGGCAAGACGCTCCGCCGCCTTCTCACCGGCTTCGCCGCCGAGCGCAGCAGGGATCTCGCCGACTACATCGCCGCCGAAATCCCCTGCCCGTCCTCGATGGTCGACCGGATCGTCCCCGCCACCACCGACGAGGACCGGCGCGCCATCGCCGCGGCGCTCGGCAGGGAGGATGCCTGGCCGGTGCTGACCGAACCCTTCACGCAATGGGTGGTGGAGGATCGCTTCGTCGCCGGACGGCCCCGATTCGAGGATAGCGGCGTCGAATTCGTCGACGATGTCCAGCCTTTCGAACATATGAAGCTGCGCCTGCTGAACGGCACCCATACCTGCATGGGCGCGGTCGGCCGGCTCGCCGGCTTCGACACCGTCTCCCGCTGCATTGCCGATCCCGGCGTCCTCACCCTCGTCGAGCGCCATTGGCGGGAAGTCATTCCGACGCTGTCGATCCCGGCCGACCGGGCGTTCGCCTATACGCGGCAGCTCCTGGCCCGCTACGGCAACAGGTCGCTGCATCACCGCACGGCGCAGCTCGCCAGCGACGCCTCCCAGAAGCTGACGCCGCGCATCGTCTATCCGATCCGCGAATGCCTGGCCCGCGGCCTGCCCTGCGGAACGCTGATATTCGCCGTCGCCGCCTGGATCCGGTCCTGCGGCGGAAAGGACGAGCAGGGGCGGCCCCTTCCCCTCAACGACCCGACCTTCCAGGCCTGGACCGGCCAGCCCGACCAGCAACAGGCGGCGCCGGACGAGGTGGTCGACGCGTTTCTCGGCCTCTCCTTCGTGTTCGGCGACGACCTGCCGCGCAACGCCGCATTCACGACCGCGCTGAAGCGCGCCTACCGCGCCATCGCCTCGCAAGGCGTGCTGGCCGCGGCCCGGCAAGTGTGA
- the ssuD gene encoding FMNH2-dependent alkanesulfonate monooxygenase, with protein sequence MTQDLDLPPPAKETDVLWFLPTHGDGRYLGSEIGARHVSLGYLSQIARAADELGYFGVLLPTGRSCEDSWVIASAMVPLTKRLRFLVAVRPGLTEPSFAARSAATLDRLSDGRLLVNVVSGGDPAELRGDGVFLDHSERYEETDEFLTIWRALMQGGKVNFQGKHLRIEDGLLLYPPVSRPYPPLYFGGSSAAGNEVAAKHVDVYLTWGEPPAQVAEKIANAKAVAARQGRTLSFGIRLHVIVRETSAEAWRAADDLISKLDDDTIATAQKAFARMDSVGQSRMRALHGGKRDKLEVSPNLWAGVGLVRGGAGTALVGNPDEVAERMKEYMALGIDRFILSGYPHLEECYRFAELVFPKLPLKKTTGNDLGPARNAGPFGEIIANVVAPSHRKAAAAG encoded by the coding sequence ATGACCCAAGACCTCGATCTGCCCCCGCCCGCCAAGGAAACAGACGTCCTGTGGTTCCTGCCGACCCACGGCGACGGCCGCTATCTCGGCAGCGAGATCGGCGCGCGCCATGTCTCGCTCGGCTATCTCTCGCAGATCGCCAGGGCTGCCGACGAACTCGGCTATTTCGGCGTGCTGCTGCCGACCGGCCGCTCATGCGAGGATTCCTGGGTGATCGCCTCGGCGATGGTGCCGCTGACCAAGCGCCTGCGCTTCCTGGTCGCCGTCCGGCCCGGCCTGACGGAGCCCTCCTTCGCCGCACGCTCCGCCGCGACCCTCGACCGCCTGTCGGACGGGCGCCTGCTCGTCAACGTCGTCAGCGGCGGCGATCCCGCCGAGCTGCGGGGCGACGGCGTCTTCCTCGACCATTCGGAGCGCTATGAGGAGACGGACGAATTCCTCACCATCTGGCGCGCGCTGATGCAGGGCGGCAAAGTCAACTTCCAGGGCAAGCACCTGCGCATCGAGGACGGCCTGCTGCTCTATCCCCCCGTCAGCCGGCCCTATCCGCCGCTTTATTTCGGCGGATCCTCGGCGGCGGGCAACGAGGTCGCCGCCAAGCATGTCGACGTCTACCTCACCTGGGGTGAGCCGCCCGCCCAGGTCGCCGAGAAGATCGCCAACGCCAAGGCGGTCGCGGCGCGGCAGGGGCGGACGCTCTCCTTCGGCATCCGCCTGCACGTCATCGTCCGCGAGACCTCCGCCGAGGCGTGGCGCGCGGCGGATGACCTCATCTCCAAGCTCGACGACGACACCATCGCCACGGCGCAGAAGGCCTTTGCGCGCATGGATTCGGTGGGGCAGAGCCGCATGCGCGCGCTCCATGGCGGCAAGCGCGACAAGCTCGAGGTCAGCCCGAATCTGTGGGCGGGCGTCGGTCTCGTGCGCGGCGGGGCCGGAACGGCGCTCGTCGGCAATCCCGACGAGGTGGCCGAGCGCATGAAGGAATATATGGCGCTCGGCATCGACCGGTTCATCCTGTCGGGCTATCCTCATCTCGAAGAGTGCTACCGTTTCGCGGAACTCGTCTTTCCGAAGCTGCCGCTGAAGAAGACGACAGGCAACGACCTGGGGCCGGCAAGGAATGCCGGGCCGTTCGGCGAGATCATCGCCAATGTCGTCGCTCCCTCCCATCGCAAGGCCGCCGCAGCCGGCTGA